The proteins below are encoded in one region of Rhododendron vialii isolate Sample 1 chromosome 7a, ASM3025357v1:
- the LOC131332941 gene encoding zinc finger BED domain-containing protein RICESLEEPER 2-like translates to MDTNPTMESVHSQSAHSPPEKGVGKAKSKKPPLKKAKKPVLKRKRRLTSEVWNYFDILDKPKKENDPDNENDPENHDDDENDPKNSDDVIVDNEPEKCKCKKCGQVYLSDSKYGTGNLKHHLLVCLKNQTMDIGQMLISKNGALQVGKFNPDRFRKLLVHAVVRHDLPLSFVEYEGVRNIFTYLNPEAHSISNRTVMTAILSLHEKEYRTPGRNLRTLPGRVCLTSDLWTSIATDGYMSLTAHFIDANWVLHKRLLNFLYMPPPYSGVALKEKVYDLLGKWGIENKLFSFTLDNASANDLLVDLLKNHLNLNGALVDEGSCFRIRCCAHILNLVVQVGLKEIDVVVDKIRECVKYMKGSQARKQKLLECVAQYSLDSKRGLRQDVPTRWNSTCLMLASAIYYRRAFCQLQLSDSNFKHCPSQEEWGRAKKICQFLKVFYDATCIFWGSKYPTSNLHFPKVCAIQFLLNMEMNSTDPFMRRMASQMMVKFDKYWSEHSMILAIVVIFDPRFKF, encoded by the coding sequence ATGGATACAAATCCTACAATGGAATCAGTTCATTCTCAATCAGCTCATTCACCACCTGAAAAAGGTGTAGGCAAAGCCAAGAGCAAGAAGCCTCCTCTAAAGAAGGCTAAGAAGCCTGTTCTGAAGAGAAAACGTAGGCTTACGTCTGAGGTATGGAATTATTTTGACATTCTTGACAAGCCTAAGAAAGAGAATGACCCTGATAATGAGAATGACCCTGAGAAccatgatgatgatgagaatGACCCTAAGAACTCTGATGATGTGATTGTGGATAATGAGCCTGAAAAATGCAAGTGTAAGAAATGTGGTCAGGTGTATCTTTCAGATAGTAAATATGGAACTGGAAATTTGAAGCATCATTTACTTGTTTGTTTAAAGAATCAAACAATGGATATTGGACAGATGCTTATATCTAAAAATGGAGCATTGCAAGTAGGGAAATTTAACCCTGATAGGTTTCGTAAACTGTTGGTGCATGCCGTAGTTAGACATGACTTGCCACTTAGCTTTGTCGAGTATGAGGGTGTTAGGAATATTTTTACCTACTTAAACCCAGAAGCCCACTCAATTTCAAATAGGACTGTTATGACTGCCATCCTTTCTCTGCATGAGAAAGAGTATCGAACTCCAGGTCGCAATTTGCGTACTTTACCTGGTAGAGTTTGTTTGACGTCTGATTTATGGACATCTATTGCCACGGATGGTTATATGAGTCTTACTGCCCACTTTATTGATGCGAATTGGGTGTTGCACAAGAGACTTCTGAATTTCTTGTACATGCCTCCACCATATAGTGGCGTTGCATTGAAAGAGAAGGTGTATGATTTGTTGGGTAAATGGGGCATCGAGAACAAGTTGTTCTCTTTTACTTTGGATAATGCTTCTGCAAATGATTTGCTTGTTGACTTGCTTAAGAATCATCTTAATTTGAATGGTGCACTTGTGGACGAGGGTAGTTGTTTTCGTATCCGTTGTTGTGCtcatattcttaacttggtagtTCAAGTGGGGTTGAAAGAAATAGATGTTGTTGTTGACAAGATTAGGGAGTGTGTCAAATACATGAAAGGATCtcaagcaagaaaacaaaaattattggAGTGTGTTGCACAATATTCTCTAGATTCCAAAAGAGGTTTAAGGCAGGATGTTCCAACTAGATGGAACTCAACATGTCTCATGCTCGCAAGTGCCATTTACTATCGGCGTGCATTTTGTCAGTTGCAACTTAGTGACTCGAATTTTAAGCATTGTCCTTCTCAAGAGGAATGGGGTAGAGCGAAAAAGATTTGCCAGTTCTTGAAAGTTTTCTATGATGCTACTTGCATTTTCTGGGGTTCGAAATATCCTACATCAAATTTGCATTTTCCAAAGGTTTGTGCAATTCAATTTCTCCTAAATATGGAGATGAACAGTACTGATCCTTTCATGAGAAGGATGGCTAGTCAAATGATGGTGAAGTTTGACAAGTATTGGTCGGAGCATTCTATGATCTTGGCAATTGTGGTTATATTTGATCCTCGTTTTAAGTTTTAG